A genomic segment from Eulemur rufifrons isolate Redbay chromosome 19, OSU_ERuf_1, whole genome shotgun sequence encodes:
- the WDR54 gene encoding WD repeat-containing protein 54 isoform X1 — MVAADSEGHNAPGVRMFRRERSIPLRGSAAALCNNLSVLQLPARNLTHFGVVHGPSAQLLSAAPEGVSLAQRQLHAKEGAGVSPPLITQVHWCVLPFRVLLVLTSHRGIQMYESDGSVMVYWHALDSGDASPVQAVFARGIAASGHYICVGTWSGQVLVFDIPAKGPNIVLSEELAGHQTPITDIATEPAQGQDCVVDMVTADDSGLLCVWRSGPEFTLLTCIPGFGVPCPSVQLWQGIIAAGYGNGQIRLYEATSGTLHVQINAHARAICALDLAPEMGKLLSAAEDTFVHIWKLSRSPESGYIEVEHCHGECVFDTQVCGARFCDPSGNSFAVTGYDLAEILRFSSV, encoded by the exons ATGGTGGCGGCGGATTCGGAGGGCCACAACGCACCCGGAGTCAG GATGTTCCGTCGAGAGCGCTCCATTCCCCTTCGAGGCTCAGCCGCCGCCCTGTGCAACAACCTCAGCGTGCTGCAACTGCCGGCCCGCAACCTCACGCATTTTGGAGTGGTTCACGGACCGAGCGCCCAGCTTCTCAGCGCTGCCCCTGAGGGTGTGTCCTTGGCCCAGCGCCAACTCCACGCTAAGGAGGGCGCTGGAGTGAGCCCCCCACTTATCACTCAG GTCCACTGGTGTGTCCTCCCCTTCCGAGTACTGCTGGTACTCACCTCACACCGAGGAATACAG ATGTATGAGTCTGATGGCTCTGTCATGGTCTATTGGCATGCTCTGGACTCTGGAGATGCTTCTCCAG TACAGGCTGTGTTTGCACGAGGAATTGCTGCCAGTGGCCACTACATCTGTGTGG GAACATGGTCAGGCCAGGTGCTGGTGTTTGACATCCCAGCCAAGGGTCCCAACATTGTACTGAGCGAGGAGCTGGCTGGGCACCAGACACCAATCACAGACATTGCCACCGAGCCTGCCCAGGGACAG GATTGTGTGGTTGACATGGTGACAGCAGATGATTCAGGCTTGCTGTGTGTCTGGCGGTCAGGGCCAGAATTCACATTACTGACCTGCATTCCAGGATTCGG AGTCCCATGCCCCTCTGTGCAGCTGTGGCAGGGGATCATAGCAGCAGGCTATGGGAATGGGCAAATTCGTCTGTATGAGGCTACCTCAGGAACTCTACACGTCCAGATCAACGCCCATGCCCGGGCTATCTGTGCTCTGGACCTAGCTCCTGAGATGGGCAAG CTACTCTCTGCAGCTGAGGACACCTTTGTGCATATCTGGAAGCTGAGCAGAAGCCCAGAGAGTGGCTACATTGAG GTGGAACACTGTCATGGTGAGTGTGTATTCGACACCCAGGTCTGTGGTGCTCGATTCTGTGATCCCTCAGGCAACTCCTTTGCTGTGACTGGCTACGACCTTGCTGAGATCCTGCGATTCAGCAGTGTGTGA
- the WDR54 gene encoding WD repeat-containing protein 54 isoform X2 — translation MFRRERSIPLRGSAAALCNNLSVLQLPARNLTHFGVVHGPSAQLLSAAPEGVSLAQRQLHAKEGAGVSPPLITQVHWCVLPFRVLLVLTSHRGIQMYESDGSVMVYWHALDSGDASPVQAVFARGIAASGHYICVGTWSGQVLVFDIPAKGPNIVLSEELAGHQTPITDIATEPAQGQDCVVDMVTADDSGLLCVWRSGPEFTLLTCIPGFGVPCPSVQLWQGIIAAGYGNGQIRLYEATSGTLHVQINAHARAICALDLAPEMGKLLSAAEDTFVHIWKLSRSPESGYIEVEHCHGECVFDTQVCGARFCDPSGNSFAVTGYDLAEILRFSSV, via the exons ATGTTCCGTCGAGAGCGCTCCATTCCCCTTCGAGGCTCAGCCGCCGCCCTGTGCAACAACCTCAGCGTGCTGCAACTGCCGGCCCGCAACCTCACGCATTTTGGAGTGGTTCACGGACCGAGCGCCCAGCTTCTCAGCGCTGCCCCTGAGGGTGTGTCCTTGGCCCAGCGCCAACTCCACGCTAAGGAGGGCGCTGGAGTGAGCCCCCCACTTATCACTCAG GTCCACTGGTGTGTCCTCCCCTTCCGAGTACTGCTGGTACTCACCTCACACCGAGGAATACAG ATGTATGAGTCTGATGGCTCTGTCATGGTCTATTGGCATGCTCTGGACTCTGGAGATGCTTCTCCAG TACAGGCTGTGTTTGCACGAGGAATTGCTGCCAGTGGCCACTACATCTGTGTGG GAACATGGTCAGGCCAGGTGCTGGTGTTTGACATCCCAGCCAAGGGTCCCAACATTGTACTGAGCGAGGAGCTGGCTGGGCACCAGACACCAATCACAGACATTGCCACCGAGCCTGCCCAGGGACAG GATTGTGTGGTTGACATGGTGACAGCAGATGATTCAGGCTTGCTGTGTGTCTGGCGGTCAGGGCCAGAATTCACATTACTGACCTGCATTCCAGGATTCGG AGTCCCATGCCCCTCTGTGCAGCTGTGGCAGGGGATCATAGCAGCAGGCTATGGGAATGGGCAAATTCGTCTGTATGAGGCTACCTCAGGAACTCTACACGTCCAGATCAACGCCCATGCCCGGGCTATCTGTGCTCTGGACCTAGCTCCTGAGATGGGCAAG CTACTCTCTGCAGCTGAGGACACCTTTGTGCATATCTGGAAGCTGAGCAGAAGCCCAGAGAGTGGCTACATTGAG GTGGAACACTGTCATGGTGAGTGTGTATTCGACACCCAGGTCTGTGGTGCTCGATTCTGTGATCCCTCAGGCAACTCCTTTGCTGTGACTGGCTACGACCTTGCTGAGATCCTGCGATTCAGCAGTGTGTGA
- the WDR54 gene encoding WD repeat-containing protein 54 isoform X3: protein MVAADSEGHNAPGVRQGDLGLRVHWCVLPFRVLLVLTSHRGIQMYESDGSVMVYWHALDSGDASPVQAVFARGIAASGHYICVGTWSGQVLVFDIPAKGPNIVLSEELAGHQTPITDIATEPAQGQDCVVDMVTADDSGLLCVWRSGPEFTLLTCIPGFGVPCPSVQLWQGIIAAGYGNGQIRLYEATSGTLHVQINAHARAICALDLAPEMGKLLSAAEDTFVHIWKLSRSPESGYIEATPLL, encoded by the exons ATGGTGGCGGCGGATTCGGAGGGCCACAACGCACCCGGAGTCAGGCAAGGGGATCTGGGGCTGCGG GTCCACTGGTGTGTCCTCCCCTTCCGAGTACTGCTGGTACTCACCTCACACCGAGGAATACAG ATGTATGAGTCTGATGGCTCTGTCATGGTCTATTGGCATGCTCTGGACTCTGGAGATGCTTCTCCAG TACAGGCTGTGTTTGCACGAGGAATTGCTGCCAGTGGCCACTACATCTGTGTGG GAACATGGTCAGGCCAGGTGCTGGTGTTTGACATCCCAGCCAAGGGTCCCAACATTGTACTGAGCGAGGAGCTGGCTGGGCACCAGACACCAATCACAGACATTGCCACCGAGCCTGCCCAGGGACAG GATTGTGTGGTTGACATGGTGACAGCAGATGATTCAGGCTTGCTGTGTGTCTGGCGGTCAGGGCCAGAATTCACATTACTGACCTGCATTCCAGGATTCGG AGTCCCATGCCCCTCTGTGCAGCTGTGGCAGGGGATCATAGCAGCAGGCTATGGGAATGGGCAAATTCGTCTGTATGAGGCTACCTCAGGAACTCTACACGTCCAGATCAACGCCCATGCCCGGGCTATCTGTGCTCTGGACCTAGCTCCTGAGATGGGCAAG CTACTCTCTGCAGCTGAGGACACCTTTGTGCATATCTGGAAGCTGAGCAGAAGCCCAGAGAGTGGCTACATTGAG GCAACTCCTTTGCTGTGA